Proteins encoded within one genomic window of Bacteroides sedimenti:
- a CDS encoding nucleotidyltransferase, with protein MKPTLFVLAAGMGSRYGGLKQLDGLGPNGETIMDYSIYDAIRGGFGKLVFVIRESFEKDFREKIISKYENHIPVEVVFQDLNDLPAGFKCPEGREKPWGTNHAVLMGKSVINEPFAVINADDFYGRDSFAVLGKALAELEGKKNDYCMVGYRVGNTLSESGSVARGVCATDENGFLTTVVERTAIERIDGKIQFNDENGETVTIDDNTPVSMNMWGFTPDYFQYSEDFFIEFLKANMDNLKSEYFIPLMVNELINNGTARVKVLDTTSKWFGVTYAADRQSVVDKIQALVDAGEYPAKLF; from the coding sequence ATGAAACCTACATTATTTGTACTAGCTGCCGGTATGGGCAGTCGGTATGGTGGCTTGAAGCAGTTAGACGGACTGGGCCCCAACGGCGAAACAATCATGGACTATTCAATTTACGATGCAATCCGCGGTGGATTTGGTAAACTTGTATTCGTTATCCGTGAAAGTTTCGAGAAAGATTTCCGCGAAAAGATTATTTCAAAATACGAAAACCATATCCCGGTTGAAGTGGTATTTCAGGATTTGAACGACCTTCCTGCCGGATTCAAATGCCCCGAAGGCAGAGAAAAACCATGGGGAACCAACCACGCAGTGCTGATGGGTAAGAGTGTAATCAACGAACCATTTGCCGTAATCAATGCCGACGACTTCTATGGAAGAGACAGTTTCGCTGTATTGGGCAAAGCTCTGGCAGAACTGGAAGGCAAGAAGAACGATTACTGCATGGTGGGTTACCGTGTAGGTAATACTCTTTCAGAAAGCGGTAGCGTGGCACGTGGCGTTTGTGCAACAGACGAAAACGGGTTCCTGACTACAGTTGTTGAACGCACAGCAATCGAACGCATTGATGGTAAGATTCAGTTCAATGACGAAAACGGCGAAACAGTTACTATCGACGATAATACTCCGGTTTCTATGAACATGTGGGGCTTCACTCCCGACTATTTCCAGTATTCAGAAGATTTCTTCATTGAATTCCTGAAAGCAAACATGGATAACCTGAAATCAGAATACTTCATTCCGTTGATGGTTAATGAGCTGATTAACAATGGTACTGCCCGTGTTAAGGTTCTTGATACTACTTCAAAATGGTTTGGTGTAACTTATGCAGCAGACCGTCAGTCTGTTGTTGATAAGATTCAGGCGCTGGTTGACGCAGGTGAATATCCTGCAAAATTGTTCTAA
- a CDS encoding BamA/TamA family outer membrane protein, with translation MRKIICLLFIILSACSTTRHLSEGEILYTGMKKTVVVNRDISPAGDEALEEVGAALKATPNNALLGSSSIRTPFPFGLWMYNAFQSYEKGLGHWLFNRFATKPVLVSTVNPEVRIKVARNLLRDYGYFNGQVSYELIPGKKRQAKLRYTVDMQQPYLLDSVMYASYSPKTDSLIHLRLADKILRKGDHFSVLKLEEERQRLSGLLRNAGYYYFRPELITFLADTTKQSGRVSLKVTPKAGLPPEALRPWNIGNRSVWLYGYDGEVPTDSLLYKDLLIYYQGKLRVRPQVLYNRFSLQSGEKYSQHRQLKLQENMNQLGTFRFTELLFTPQDTTALNNRLNVRMNAAYDLPLDGELEFNVTTKSNGQTGPGAVFSISRRNIFHGGELLSLRLKGSYEWQTNGSVEGNSSVINSYELGASTSLTLPRILLPGMLNKEFTYPATTTFSLNGDQLNRAGFFKLLSFGGSATYNFQTSRVSRHSVTPFRLSFNVLQYTTQRFDSVTNANPALYLSLKNQFVPAMNYTYTYDDAGVRGKRNHLWWESSLTSAGNVLSAVYRLFGKSFNQEKQLLGNPFAQFLKLTSEVRYTYKLSARQSLVGRLSGGVLCAYGNSKVAPYNEQFYIGGANSLRAFTIRSLGPGSYRPNPDNVYSYMDQTGTFKLEANLEYRFNILGDLNGALFLDAGNIWLLKPDAARPGGQLSLSRLGKEIALGTGCGLRYDLSFLVIRLDAGIGLHAPYETSRTGYYNIPTFKDGLGLHLAIGYPF, from the coding sequence ATGAGAAAAATAATCTGTCTGTTGTTCATCATCTTATCCGCCTGTTCCACCACCCGTCATTTATCGGAAGGTGAAATCCTTTATACGGGAATGAAGAAAACGGTGGTTGTGAACCGGGACATTTCTCCGGCTGGTGATGAGGCTTTGGAGGAGGTGGGGGCTGCATTGAAAGCGACTCCCAACAATGCTCTACTTGGAAGCTCGTCCATCCGCACGCCTTTCCCATTCGGATTGTGGATGTACAATGCTTTTCAGTCCTATGAAAAAGGGTTGGGGCATTGGCTCTTCAATCGTTTTGCCACCAAGCCGGTATTGGTATCGACCGTAAACCCCGAAGTCAGGATAAAGGTGGCGCGAAATCTGTTGAGAGATTACGGGTACTTCAACGGACAGGTCTCTTATGAGTTGATTCCCGGGAAGAAACGCCAGGCAAAACTGAGATATACCGTCGATATGCAGCAGCCCTATTTGTTGGATTCGGTGATGTATGCATCCTATTCCCCAAAGACCGACAGCTTGATTCACCTTCGTTTGGCAGATAAGATACTTCGGAAGGGAGACCATTTCAGCGTTCTTAAACTGGAAGAGGAGCGGCAGCGTCTAAGTGGTCTGTTGCGAAACGCCGGTTACTACTATTTCCGTCCGGAGCTGATAACCTTTCTTGCCGATACCACCAAACAGTCTGGCCGGGTAAGTCTGAAGGTTACTCCAAAAGCAGGCTTGCCGCCCGAGGCGCTTCGTCCATGGAATATTGGCAATAGGAGCGTGTGGCTGTATGGTTACGACGGAGAGGTTCCAACCGACTCACTGCTTTATAAGGATTTGCTGATTTATTACCAGGGCAAGCTCCGAGTTCGTCCGCAGGTTCTCTATAACCGGTTCAGTCTGCAATCGGGTGAAAAGTATTCACAGCACAGACAGTTGAAGTTGCAGGAGAATATGAACCAGCTGGGAACCTTCAGGTTTACCGAGCTGCTCTTTACCCCTCAGGATACTACCGCTTTAAACAACCGGCTCAATGTGAGGATGAATGCAGCTTACGACTTGCCGCTTGACGGAGAACTGGAATTTAACGTAACGACCAAATCCAACGGACAGACAGGGCCGGGTGCTGTATTCTCAATTTCTAGGCGGAATATCTTTCATGGAGGAGAGCTTCTTTCGCTGAGGCTCAAGGGAAGTTATGAGTGGCAAACCAATGGTTCGGTCGAGGGGAATAGTTCTGTAATAAATTCGTATGAGCTGGGGGCGTCCACTTCGCTCACCCTTCCGCGTATACTGTTGCCGGGTATGCTCAACAAAGAGTTTACCTATCCCGCCACCACCACATTCTCGCTCAATGGAGACCAGTTAAACCGTGCCGGTTTCTTCAAATTGCTCTCCTTCGGAGGTAGCGCCACCTATAATTTCCAGACATCCAGGGTAAGCCGTCATTCAGTAACCCCTTTCCGGCTGTCGTTCAATGTGCTTCAGTACACCACCCAGCGATTCGATTCTGTTACCAATGCCAATCCGGCTCTATACCTCAGTTTGAAGAATCAGTTTGTTCCGGCGATGAACTATACCTATACCTACGATGATGCAGGGGTGAGAGGTAAACGGAATCATCTTTGGTGGGAAAGCTCTTTAACATCTGCCGGAAACGTTTTGTCGGCCGTTTACAGATTGTTCGGAAAGAGCTTCAACCAGGAGAAGCAACTTCTGGGTAATCCCTTTGCCCAGTTTTTGAAACTCACCTCCGAAGTGAGATATACCTATAAACTCAGCGCTCGCCAGTCATTGGTCGGACGTTTGTCGGGCGGCGTTCTCTGTGCTTACGGAAATTCAAAAGTGGCGCCCTACAATGAGCAGTTCTATATTGGCGGCGCAAATAGTCTGCGAGCATTTACCATTCGCTCTCTGGGGCCTGGCAGCTACAGGCCCAATCCGGATAATGTTTATTCGTATATGGACCAGACCGGAACATTTAAGCTGGAGGCCAATCTGGAATACCGATTCAACATACTGGGAGATCTGAACGGAGCTCTCTTCCTCGATGCCGGAAACATCTGGTTGCTAAAACCTGATGCTGCACGTCCGGGCGGTCAGCTTTCCCTATCCCGGCTTGGGAAGGAGATTGCCCTGGGAACCGGTTGCGGATTGCGTTACGACCTCTCGTTTTTGGTTATCAGGCTGGATGCCGGAATCGGTCTTCATGCTCCGTACGAAACCTCCCGGACAGGATATTATAATATACCCACATTCAAAGACGGATTAGGGCTTCATCTGGCAATTGGTTATCCATTTTAA